The DNA window CAAGATGATGTTAATACCTTCAAGGCTAGATATTTGTTTACCCATCCATTTATCTAAACCACTTTCTGTAATAGCTGATGCTACAGCTAAACCACCACCAAATAGTAATAAAATACCCCATGGTAAGTCTTTTGCAATAGACCAATCTAAAATTCGAGCAAATTTTCTTTTTGCGGGCACTAAGAATAATAATACCGCAACGAACATTGAAATCGTTCCATCTTTAACAAGCTCTGTAAATGTAAATTGTGAAAGTAAAAATTCTCTTGATACC is part of the Dysgonomonas mossii genome and encodes:
- a CDS encoding SLC13 family permease is translated as VSREFLLSQFTFTELVKDGTISMFVAVLLFLVPAKRKFARILDWSIAKDLPWGILLLFGGGLAVASAITESGLDKWMGKQISSLEGINIILIIFIVTLFVLFLTEITSNTATGTMILPILATIAVGIHIH